A region of Vanessa tameamea isolate UH-Manoa-2023 chromosome 21, ilVanTame1 primary haplotype, whole genome shotgun sequence DNA encodes the following proteins:
- the LOC113395564 gene encoding clavesin-1-like yields the protein MPGKLEQQSLEVEYKKTGINPSDIAVLRRWLKTQPHLPEKYITDLDLILTYFCCYRSSEVSKQVLDLHFTLRTLFTNLFHNRVVDEKLLKTLNVVLVMPLQVRSYNNHYIVYHRLINYDTKNFVFSDIIRAVLMLMDLRQYEDGTWPGFIILIDLNGVSLSHITKLDLQTVQQLLYYLQEAMLVKLKGLHFMNAPSYVDKLLMVIRPFLKKELMNQLCIHQVGSKTIEKVMPIEALPKDAGGQYKTFEEAKKNTIEKVLANKDFFINENKKRVIESLRPGKPKTITDIFGGIEGSFKRLEID from the exons ATGCCTGGCAAGCTCGAGCAGCAGTCGCTGGAGGTGGAGTACAAGAAGACAGGCATTAATCCATCCGACATCGCCGTTTTACGTCGTTGGCTCAAAACCCAACCTCACCtacctgaaaaatatattaccg ATCTCGACTTAATTCTCACATACTTTTGCTGTTACCGGAGCTCGGAAGTGTCAAAACAAGTGTTAGATCTTCATTTCACTCTGAGGACTCTATTCACAAATTTATTCCACAACAGAGTTGtcgatgaaaaattattaaaaactttaaatgtcgT TTTGGTGATGCCGCTCCAAGTTCGATCATACAATAATCATTACATTGTATACCATAGACTTATCAACTATGACACTAAGAATTTCGTCTTCTCAGATATAATCAG GGCAGTACTGATGTTAATGGATTTGAGGCAGTACGAAGATGGCACCTGGCCGGGATTTATCATTCTGATTGATCTAAACGGTGTCTCGCTCAGCCATATTACGAAACTCGATCTGCAGACAGTGCaacagttattatattatttacag GAAGCAATGCTAGTGAAGCTAAAGGGATTACACTTCATGAACGCGCCGTCATATGTAGATAAGTTACTTATGGTGATAAGGCCGTTCTTGAAAAAGGAGCTGATGAACCAACTCTGTATCCACCAAGTTGGTTCAAAGACGATCGAGAAAGTTATGCCAATTGAAGCACTGCCCAAGGACGCTGGGGGGCAATATAAGACATTTGAAGAAGCGAAGA AAAACACAATTGAAAAGGTTCTAGCAAATAAGgatttctttataaatgaaaacaaaaagagAGTCATAGAGTCACTAAGGCCTGGAAAACCGAAGACGATTACAGATATATTTGGTGGAATAGAGGGTTCTTTTAAGAGATTAGAAAtagattag